A genomic window from Vicinamibacteria bacterium includes:
- a CDS encoding helix-hairpin-helix domain-containing protein — MVLRATQEAPTNEEIAQILDLVAEFLEAQDANRFRVAAYRRAGETLRTLESRALDILETSGLAGLASLPGIGESLARAIAEVLETGGLQFLERLRGQATPEVLFATVPGIGPRLAAQIHEELGIETLEELESAAHDGRLARVRGFGPRRLRAIAESLAGRLGRRTWRSTREAKSPPPVAELLEVDRVYRDKASAGTLRRIAPRRFNPERKPWLPILHTAHGDRHYTALFSNTARAHELGKTDDWVVLYLDDGQSERQSTVVTETRGPLAGRRVVRGREEECREYYDAHPTGPGPPPQDS, encoded by the coding sequence ATGGTGTTGCGCGCGACGCAGGAAGCACCCACCAACGAAGAAATTGCGCAGATCCTCGACCTGGTGGCCGAGTTTCTGGAGGCGCAGGACGCCAACCGATTTCGGGTCGCGGCCTATCGCCGAGCGGGGGAGACGCTTCGCACGCTCGAGTCCAGGGCGCTCGACATCCTGGAAACGAGCGGTCTCGCTGGCCTGGCCAGTCTTCCGGGAATTGGCGAGAGCCTCGCCCGCGCGATTGCCGAGGTCCTGGAGACCGGTGGGCTGCAGTTCCTCGAACGCCTTCGTGGCCAAGCGACACCCGAGGTGCTCTTCGCCACGGTGCCCGGCATCGGTCCGCGCCTGGCGGCGCAGATCCACGAGGAGCTCGGAATCGAGACGCTCGAAGAGCTGGAGTCTGCCGCTCACGACGGGAGGCTGGCACGGGTTCGAGGTTTCGGACCGAGACGATTGCGGGCGATTGCGGAATCTCTGGCAGGCCGGCTGGGGCGCCGTACGTGGCGTTCGACTCGCGAGGCGAAATCGCCGCCCCCAGTTGCCGAGCTGCTCGAGGTCGATCGCGTCTATCGAGACAAGGCTTCCGCGGGTACGCTGAGGCGCATCGCTCCCAGGCGCTTCAACCCGGAGCGGAAGCCGTGGCTTCCCATCCTTCACACCGCTCACGGGGACCGGCATTACACCGCCCTTTTCTCCAACACCGCCCGTGCGCACGAACTGGGGAAGACGGACGACTGGGTCGTGCTTTACCTGGACGATGGACAATCGGAGCGCCAGTCCACGGTCGTGACCGAGACCCGGGGACCCCTCGCGGGCCGTCGGGTGGTTCGTGGCCGGGAGGAAGAGTGTCGGGAGTATTACGATGCTCACCCGACCGGGCCTG